From the Litorilinea aerophila genome, one window contains:
- a CDS encoding alpha-amylase family protein, which yields MVADSNHSHGNADWFDRPMRWAQLTLVENDPGNYDPHFWLDYFRRVHADAACLSAGGCVAYYPTQIPFHYRSPWMGDSDPFGELLAGCRAMDMVVIARTDPHAIHQDAYEAHPEWVAVDVDGQPRRHWASPELWVTCALGPYNFEFMTEVHREIVSRYQVDGIFSNRWTGHGICYCASCRRLFRERHGLDLPRSQDPRDPAWRAYLGWRQERLFQLWRLWDGEIRAINPRARFIANSGGGALSSLDMKTIGELSDTLFADRQARHGLMAPWANGKNAKEYRATLGNKPIGGIFSVGVEEKYRWKDSVQSPAEIRLWVLDGIANGLRPWFTKFAGSVYDPRWLQVVEELYGWHHRHERYLRNQAPLARVALVYSQQTAQFYGGQEAYEWVETPILGWYQALVEARIPFEMVHDGLLDAEHVDRYRTLILPNIAALSDHQCRQLSEFVARGGSLVATFETSRYNQWGELRPDLGLGHLFGVQAAGKVEGPMRNAYLRLEREADGRIHPLLAGLEDAPRIIHGAYRLPVQATAPLAHAPLTLIPSYPDLPMEAVYPRVERTEVPEVYLRETAGGRVVYFPWDIDRIFWEVLCVDHGRLLANAVRWATDEPPVVTVEGPGVLDVTVWRQEASMTVHLVNLTNPMMMKGPARELLPVGRQVVTVRLPVGTRPRRVQLLNTPGPASWEEGQGVVRVEVPSVLDLEVVAIDLDSA from the coding sequence ATGGTGGCCGATTCCAATCACAGCCACGGGAACGCCGACTGGTTCGACCGGCCCATGCGGTGGGCCCAGCTGACCCTGGTGGAGAACGACCCGGGGAACTACGATCCCCACTTCTGGCTGGACTACTTTCGGCGGGTCCACGCCGACGCCGCCTGCCTGAGCGCAGGTGGCTGCGTGGCCTACTACCCCACCCAAATCCCCTTCCACTACCGCTCTCCCTGGATGGGAGACAGCGACCCATTCGGCGAGCTGCTGGCCGGCTGCCGGGCCATGGACATGGTGGTCATCGCGCGCACCGACCCCCACGCCATCCACCAGGACGCATACGAAGCCCATCCCGAATGGGTGGCCGTAGACGTGGACGGGCAGCCCCGCCGCCATTGGGCGTCGCCGGAGCTGTGGGTGACCTGTGCCCTGGGCCCCTACAACTTCGAGTTCATGACCGAGGTACACCGGGAAATCGTCTCCCGCTACCAGGTGGACGGCATCTTCAGCAACCGCTGGACAGGTCACGGCATCTGCTACTGTGCCAGCTGCCGTCGCCTGTTCCGGGAGCGCCATGGCCTGGATCTGCCCCGCAGCCAGGACCCGCGCGATCCGGCCTGGCGCGCCTACCTGGGCTGGCGCCAGGAGCGGCTCTTCCAGCTGTGGCGTCTGTGGGACGGGGAAATCCGGGCCATCAATCCCCGAGCCCGCTTCATCGCCAATTCCGGGGGCGGCGCGCTCAGCAGCCTGGACATGAAGACCATCGGCGAGCTGTCGGACACCCTCTTTGCCGACCGCCAGGCTCGCCACGGGCTGATGGCCCCCTGGGCCAACGGCAAGAATGCCAAGGAGTATCGGGCCACCCTGGGCAACAAGCCCATCGGCGGCATCTTCAGCGTGGGGGTGGAGGAAAAGTACCGCTGGAAGGATTCCGTCCAAAGCCCGGCGGAGATCCGCCTCTGGGTGCTGGATGGCATCGCCAATGGCCTGCGCCCCTGGTTCACCAAATTCGCCGGTTCAGTCTACGATCCCCGCTGGCTCCAGGTGGTGGAAGAGCTGTACGGCTGGCACCACCGACACGAACGCTACCTGCGCAACCAGGCGCCCCTGGCCCGGGTTGCCCTGGTCTACTCCCAACAGACGGCCCAATTCTACGGCGGCCAGGAGGCCTATGAATGGGTGGAGACGCCCATCCTGGGCTGGTATCAGGCGCTGGTGGAGGCCCGCATCCCCTTCGAAATGGTCCACGATGGCCTGCTGGATGCAGAGCACGTGGACCGCTACCGCACCCTGATCCTGCCCAACATCGCGGCCCTTTCGGACCATCAATGCCGCCAGCTCAGTGAATTTGTGGCCCGGGGCGGCAGCCTGGTGGCCACCTTTGAAACCTCTCGCTACAACCAGTGGGGCGAATTGCGGCCGGACCTGGGCCTGGGACATCTCTTCGGCGTGCAGGCGGCGGGCAAGGTGGAAGGTCCCATGCGCAACGCCTACCTGCGGCTGGAACGGGAGGCCGACGGCCGCATCCACCCCCTCTTGGCCGGCCTGGAGGACGCCCCTCGCATCATCCACGGCGCGTACCGGCTGCCGGTCCAGGCCACAGCCCCCCTGGCCCACGCGCCCCTCACCCTCATCCCCTCCTACCCCGACCTGCCCATGGAGGCCGTCTATCCCCGGGTGGAACGGACCGAGGTGCCGGAAGTCTACCTGCGGGAGACGGCGGGTGGACGGGTGGTCTATTTCCCCTGGGACATCGACCGCATCTTCTGGGAGGTGCTGTGCGTGGACCACGGCCGGCTGCTGGCCAACGCGGTGCGCTGGGCCACCGACGAGCCGCCGGTGGTGACGGTGGAAGGGCCCGGCGTGCTGGATGTCACCGTGTGGCGGCAGGAAGCATCCATGACGGTCCATCTGGTCAATCTGACCAACCCCATGATGATGAAGGGGCCGGCCCGAGAGCTCCTGCCGGTGGGTCGCCAGGTGGTGACGGTGCGTCTGCCCGTGGGGACCCGACCCCGTCGGGTCCAGTTGTTGAACACCCCGGGCCCGGCCTCCTGGGAAGAAGGGCAGGGTGTGGTGCGAGTGGAGGTGCCATCCGTGCTGGATCTGGAGGTGGTGGCCATCGACCTGGATTCTGCCTGA
- a CDS encoding beta-galactosidase yields MTTPPLPRFPYGAVYFRKSNPPREDWERDYRTASEDGMNSFRHWFLWSAVEVEPGVFDWSDYDRQLDLAAQHGMKTIIAEFSMAAPEWAFRRYAHARYQTREGQPVESRMSGSCVTGGFPGLCLDNEDYRELVASFLHTLVNRYKDHPGLGGYDVWNECNFGEELCYCPATAAAFRAWLQEKYGDLRALGEAWHRHSFAAWEDVSPPRHLGPYPHVLDWLQFRIDNAYRLMAWKVDLIRQLDPVHPITAHGIVGSLTVMAPRGADDWRAAAQVDSYGYTWGSSRHGDEPWKQFHAVDLVRAASRGKRFWHAETYAGPLWMQPQVIGKPRDQGRIAQPEDIRYWDLVSFMLGATGMYYLRWRPLLDGPLFGAFGAYGMDGSRTPRSEMVSRIGRWATAQDELWRSRPVQGEVGIVYVPETQLFTYAQQESTDFYARSMQGAYQGFFDNNIQADWVHIDDIDSYDFLYLPFPVMLPQAVAQRLKEWVAAGGTLVAEGCPAYFGDRGHVGPHQPNFGLDELFGCQESYVEFTPDLLDDLRFNFNGIPVWGGIFLQAYRPTTGTAVGWYADGQVAAVEHRYGQGKTRLVGTMVGAGHGRHPGNGSAPFFADCLAFAGKAQHIRSSDPQVKARLHHGEGGTYLWVANPTRQERPVRLSLSPAWGPFQGSETLWGAPAAVTGRTVELTAPARDVTVLRLAS; encoded by the coding sequence ATGACCACCCCGCCCTTGCCCCGTTTTCCCTACGGAGCCGTCTATTTCCGCAAGTCCAATCCCCCCCGGGAAGATTGGGAACGGGACTACCGCACTGCCTCGGAAGATGGGATGAATAGCTTCCGCCACTGGTTCCTCTGGTCCGCCGTGGAGGTGGAACCGGGCGTCTTCGACTGGTCCGACTACGACCGTCAGCTGGACCTGGCCGCCCAACACGGCATGAAGACCATCATCGCCGAATTCTCCATGGCGGCGCCCGAGTGGGCCTTTCGACGGTACGCCCATGCCCGCTACCAGACGCGCGAAGGGCAGCCGGTGGAAAGCCGGATGAGCGGCAGCTGTGTCACGGGCGGCTTCCCAGGCCTTTGCCTGGACAACGAAGATTATCGAGAGCTGGTGGCCAGCTTTCTGCACACCCTGGTCAACCGCTACAAGGATCACCCCGGGCTGGGCGGCTACGATGTCTGGAACGAGTGCAACTTCGGCGAGGAGCTCTGCTACTGCCCGGCCACGGCTGCCGCCTTCCGCGCCTGGCTGCAGGAGAAGTACGGCGACCTGCGCGCCCTGGGCGAAGCCTGGCACCGCCACAGCTTCGCAGCGTGGGAAGATGTCTCCCCGCCTCGCCACCTGGGCCCCTACCCCCATGTGCTGGACTGGCTCCAATTTCGTATCGACAACGCCTACCGCCTCATGGCCTGGAAGGTCGACCTGATCCGCCAGCTCGACCCGGTGCACCCCATCACCGCCCATGGCATCGTGGGCAGCCTGACGGTCATGGCCCCCCGGGGCGCCGACGACTGGCGGGCCGCGGCCCAGGTGGACAGCTACGGCTACACGTGGGGCTCTTCACGCCATGGCGATGAGCCCTGGAAACAGTTCCACGCGGTGGACCTGGTGCGCGCGGCGTCTCGGGGCAAACGTTTCTGGCACGCAGAGACCTACGCCGGGCCGCTCTGGATGCAGCCCCAAGTGATCGGCAAACCACGGGACCAGGGCCGCATCGCCCAGCCGGAAGACATCCGCTACTGGGACCTGGTGAGCTTCATGTTGGGGGCCACGGGCATGTACTACCTGCGCTGGCGTCCGCTACTGGACGGCCCCCTGTTCGGCGCCTTTGGCGCCTACGGCATGGATGGATCCCGCACGCCCCGCTCCGAGATGGTGAGCCGCATCGGCCGCTGGGCCACTGCCCAGGACGAGCTATGGCGCTCCCGCCCCGTCCAGGGCGAGGTGGGCATCGTCTATGTGCCGGAGACCCAACTCTTCACCTATGCCCAACAGGAGAGCACCGACTTCTACGCTCGCTCCATGCAGGGCGCGTACCAGGGCTTTTTCGACAACAACATCCAGGCCGACTGGGTGCACATCGACGACATCGACAGCTACGACTTCCTCTACCTGCCCTTCCCGGTGATGCTGCCCCAGGCCGTCGCACAGCGGCTCAAAGAGTGGGTGGCGGCCGGCGGCACCCTGGTGGCCGAAGGGTGCCCGGCCTACTTCGGCGACCGGGGCCATGTGGGCCCCCACCAGCCCAATTTCGGGCTGGACGAGCTCTTCGGTTGCCAGGAGAGCTACGTGGAGTTCACGCCGGACCTGCTGGACGATCTGCGTTTCAACTTCAACGGCATTCCAGTTTGGGGTGGGATTTTCCTGCAGGCCTACCGGCCCACCACCGGCACCGCCGTGGGCTGGTACGCCGATGGGCAGGTGGCCGCGGTCGAACACCGCTACGGCCAGGGCAAAACCCGCCTGGTGGGAACCATGGTGGGGGCCGGGCATGGCCGACACCCTGGCAACGGCTCGGCTCCCTTCTTCGCCGATTGCCTGGCCTTTGCCGGCAAGGCGCAACACATCCGCAGCAGCGATCCCCAGGTGAAAGCCCGGCTGCACCACGGCGAGGGCGGCACCTACCTGTGGGTGGCCAACCCCACCCGCCAGGAGCGACCGGTCCGCCTGTCCCTGAGCCCGGCGTGGGGACCCTTCCAGGGGAGCGAGACCTTGTGGGGTGCGCCAGCTGCCGTGACGGGACGGACGGTGGAACTCACCGCGCCGGCCCGGGACGTGACGGTGCTGCGGCTGGCCTCCTGA
- the thiO gene encoding glycine oxidase ThiO, translating to MQRPEHVLIVGGGICGLGIGWELARTGQPVTVLERGEVGPGSLPAATWAAAGMLAPQVEAEPGEESLLPLLLESRARWADFSRELQEASGIDVGYRTEGTLVVAVDRDQAERLQFQYEFQRSLGLELSWLSGREARQREPHLTRHVLAAIYSPLDHQVDNRKVILALRKAFLAAGGTLRERTQVAEVLVTTGDSAPRVCGVRLQSGETLSAPVVVIAAGAWSAGLAGLPPEARPPVRPVKGQMIALQMPTDPPLLRHVIWGRDVYLVPREDGRLLIGATVEEKGFDARLTAGGVYNLLRRAWETLPAIDELPIVETWAGLRPGSRDDAPILGTTPVEGLILATGHYRNGILLAPVTAQAISHLIRTGETPEIIRPFGLQRFQRG from the coding sequence ATGCAGCGGCCTGAGCATGTTCTGATCGTGGGCGGCGGGATCTGTGGCCTGGGTATCGGCTGGGAGCTGGCCCGGACCGGCCAGCCGGTGACCGTGCTGGAACGGGGGGAGGTGGGGCCCGGGAGTTTGCCGGCAGCCACCTGGGCCGCTGCCGGCATGTTGGCTCCCCAGGTGGAGGCAGAACCCGGCGAGGAGTCGTTGCTGCCCCTGCTCCTGGAAAGCCGCGCCCGCTGGGCTGACTTCAGCCGGGAACTGCAGGAGGCCAGCGGCATCGACGTGGGCTATCGGACGGAGGGCACCCTGGTCGTGGCGGTGGACCGGGATCAGGCGGAGCGCCTCCAGTTCCAGTATGAGTTCCAGCGCAGCCTGGGCCTGGAGCTGAGCTGGCTCTCTGGCCGGGAGGCCCGGCAGCGGGAACCCCACCTGACCCGCCACGTGTTGGCTGCCATCTACAGCCCCCTGGACCACCAGGTGGACAACCGCAAGGTGATCCTGGCCCTGCGCAAGGCCTTTTTGGCCGCCGGTGGCACCCTGCGGGAACGCACCCAGGTGGCCGAGGTGTTGGTGACAACCGGCGACAGCGCTCCCCGGGTGTGCGGCGTCCGGCTGCAGTCGGGGGAAACCCTGTCGGCGCCCGTGGTGGTGATCGCGGCCGGCGCCTGGTCGGCCGGGTTGGCCGGGCTTCCACCGGAGGCCCGGCCGCCGGTACGTCCGGTCAAGGGGCAGATGATCGCCCTGCAGATGCCCACGGACCCACCCTTGCTGCGCCACGTGATCTGGGGGCGGGATGTCTACCTGGTCCCCCGCGAGGACGGCCGGCTGCTCATCGGCGCCACCGTGGAGGAGAAGGGCTTCGACGCCCGGCTCACCGCAGGCGGCGTGTACAACCTGCTGCGCCGTGCCTGGGAGACCCTGCCCGCCATCGACGAGCTGCCCATCGTCGAGACCTGGGCCGGGCTGCGGCCGGGCAGCCGGGACGACGCGCCCATCCTGGGGACTACGCCGGTGGAGGGGTTGATCCTGGCCACCGGCCACTATCGCAACGGCATTCTCCTGGCGCCGGTCACCGCCCAGGCCATCAGCCACCTGATTCGCACCGGCGAGACGCCGGAGATCATTCGCCCCTTTGGGCTACAGCGCTTTCAGCGAGGGTAG
- the cytX gene encoding putative hydroxymethylpyrimidine transporter CytX has protein sequence MESQQTVGRTFLPKLQAPPEWGIRPVTPDFRILRFLDFFVLWSSLGVGLLVLEAGALLVPGLSLGQALLAIGLGTLLGNLLLALTGVAGSDHAVPTMVLLRPVLGTRGSYLPSLLNLIQLIGWTAFEFWVMALAAERISLALWGVSGYGVWLVIFAAWCILLALGGPLVVVREWLEKFGVWLVYGVTLWMTYALFTQYDLGALWRQPGTGDMPFWLGVDLVVAMPISWLPLVCDFTRFARSSRGSFWGTFLGYGLANIWFYGLGALFILTLQVSEPTPEHLATAIMALTGGALALLVILVDETDNAFADIYSAAVTIQNVFPQVSQRLLVVIIGLVSLGLAAFLTMGRYFDFLLLIGSVFVPLFGILAADYFVVRGRRLQVDALYRQEGPYWYRGGVNWLGVGAWLVGVVVYHAIARGLPWLGASIPGFAVAFLLYLLLARLAGPHLGRE, from the coding sequence ATGGAATCACAACAAACCGTGGGACGCACCTTTTTGCCCAAACTCCAGGCACCTCCGGAGTGGGGCATCCGTCCCGTCACCCCCGACTTCCGCATTCTCCGTTTTCTGGACTTCTTCGTGCTCTGGTCCAGCCTGGGGGTAGGACTGCTGGTGCTGGAGGCCGGAGCGCTGCTGGTGCCGGGCCTGAGCCTGGGCCAGGCCTTGCTGGCCATCGGGCTGGGCACCCTGTTGGGGAACCTCCTGCTGGCCTTGACCGGCGTGGCCGGCAGCGACCACGCCGTGCCCACCATGGTCCTGCTACGGCCGGTGCTGGGCACCCGGGGCTCCTACCTGCCCAGCCTCCTCAACCTCATCCAGCTCATCGGTTGGACTGCGTTCGAGTTCTGGGTCATGGCCCTGGCCGCCGAGCGCATTAGCCTGGCCCTGTGGGGGGTCTCGGGCTATGGCGTGTGGCTGGTGATCTTCGCCGCCTGGTGCATCCTGCTGGCCCTGGGCGGGCCGCTGGTGGTGGTTCGGGAGTGGCTGGAGAAGTTCGGCGTCTGGCTGGTCTACGGCGTCACCCTGTGGATGACCTACGCCCTCTTCACCCAGTACGACCTGGGGGCGCTGTGGCGGCAGCCGGGCACCGGCGACATGCCCTTCTGGCTGGGCGTGGACCTGGTGGTGGCCATGCCCATCTCCTGGCTGCCCCTGGTCTGCGACTTCACCCGCTTTGCCCGCAGCTCCCGGGGCTCCTTCTGGGGAACCTTCCTGGGCTACGGCCTGGCCAACATCTGGTTCTATGGGCTGGGCGCGCTCTTTATCCTCACCCTGCAGGTGAGCGAGCCCACGCCAGAACACCTGGCCACGGCCATCATGGCCCTCACCGGCGGCGCGCTGGCCCTGCTGGTCATCCTGGTGGATGAAACGGACAACGCCTTCGCGGACATCTACTCCGCGGCGGTGACCATTCAAAACGTCTTCCCCCAGGTGAGCCAGCGGCTGCTGGTGGTGATCATCGGCCTGGTCTCCCTGGGCCTGGCCGCCTTCCTGACCATGGGCCGCTACTTCGACTTCCTGCTCCTTATCGGGTCGGTCTTCGTGCCCCTCTTCGGCATCCTGGCGGCGGACTACTTTGTGGTGCGCGGGCGGCGGCTGCAGGTGGACGCCCTCTACCGGCAGGAAGGGCCGTACTGGTATCGGGGTGGCGTCAACTGGTTGGGCGTGGGCGCCTGGCTGGTAGGCGTGGTGGTCTATCACGCCATCGCCCGGGGACTGCCCTGGCTGGGCGCATCCATCCCCGGCTTTGCCGTGGCCTTCCTGCTCTATCTGCTCCTGGCCCGGCTGGCCGGTCCCCATCTCGGGCGGGAATAG
- a CDS encoding AAA family ATPase, with translation MFNVCINCGQYRADKVVDPAGPDAICPECGHRHPFLQQPLFVLGGASGSGKSTLVAALVHTLPQVVVLDSDILWMDEFAAPEQWPKYTNLWLRLCKNIGQSGRPVLLAGAGLAVPANLTACVEARYFSALHILALVCDDQVLAERLRARPDWRNCSNAPFIDQQVAFNRWLRQEGPRQTPPVRLLDTTDRPVAACAAEIRRWVVGTLERSNGSTT, from the coding sequence ATGTTCAACGTCTGCATCAACTGTGGCCAGTACCGGGCGGACAAGGTGGTGGATCCGGCCGGGCCCGACGCCATCTGCCCCGAATGTGGCCACCGCCACCCCTTCCTGCAGCAACCCCTGTTCGTGCTGGGCGGCGCGTCCGGCAGCGGCAAGTCGACCCTCGTCGCCGCTTTGGTCCACACGCTTCCCCAGGTGGTGGTGCTGGATTCGGACATCCTCTGGATGGATGAGTTCGCCGCGCCGGAACAGTGGCCCAAGTACACCAACCTCTGGCTGCGGCTGTGCAAGAACATCGGCCAGTCGGGGCGGCCCGTCTTGCTGGCCGGCGCGGGCCTGGCCGTGCCCGCCAATCTCACCGCCTGTGTGGAAGCCCGCTACTTTTCGGCGCTGCACATCCTGGCCCTGGTCTGTGACGACCAGGTGCTGGCCGAGCGGCTGCGGGCACGGCCAGACTGGCGTAACTGTAGCAATGCCCCCTTCATCGACCAACAGGTGGCCTTCAACCGCTGGCTCCGTCAGGAAGGTCCCCGGCAGACTCCGCCCGTCCGCCTGTTGGACACCACCGACCGCCCGGTGGCTGCCTGTGCCGCAGAGATCCGCCGCTGGGTGGTTGGAACGTTAGAACGTTCCAACGGTTCAACGACTTGA
- a CDS encoding ABC transporter substrate-binding protein, which yields MNQPSMKWLFRTLAVLLLVGLVAACGAPAGTPQESAPAEQAQPQGQQEAAPAAPQEAPAVATDQKEAPILAEKVAAGELPPLEERLPADPKVVQPVESLGQYGGTWRMGLRGGQDNALLVRTIAYEHLVRWTPDWTGIEPNIASAYEANEDATEFIFHLREGMKWSDGEPFTADDLVFWWDHVATNSELNPGGPPSWMVTGGEPGNVEKVDDYTVRFTFKTPNGLFLQRLATPSGADATRYPQHYCQQFHREFNSDNLDALIQEAGANDWVNLFQLKCSGVPGTPYDARWQNGDLPTLNGWILTTPYGAGTQVVAERNPYYWKVDPEGRQLPYIDKVVYEVGEDVEVLVLKALNGEIDMQDRHIGTLANKAVFADNMEAGGYHFYDTIPSSMNTMIIALNLTHKDPMKREIYQNKDFRIGLSHAINRQEIIDVVYVGQGEPWQLAPRPTSPFYNERLAKQYTEYDVDLANEYLDKVLPDKDANGMRLGPDGQPFAIAVDVTATQQDRIDALELVKGYWAAVGIELQIKTMDRSLMYTRKDSNEHDAAVWGGDGGLDVILEPRWYFPFSSESLYAEAWQSWYNNPTGEGALTPPEEPPAGPKKQMELYDQLKATGDADKQAELMRQILEIAADEFYAIGISLPAPGYGIVRNNFHNVPESMPGSWLYPNPGPTNPEQYWIEQ from the coding sequence ATGAACCAACCATCCATGAAGTGGCTGTTCCGCACGCTGGCCGTGCTCCTCCTGGTCGGCCTGGTGGCCGCCTGTGGCGCGCCGGCTGGGACACCCCAGGAGTCAGCACCGGCGGAGCAGGCCCAACCGCAAGGCCAGCAGGAAGCGGCACCGGCCGCCCCCCAGGAAGCGCCGGCAGTCGCCACCGACCAGAAAGAAGCCCCCATCCTGGCCGAAAAGGTCGCCGCCGGTGAGCTGCCTCCCCTGGAGGAGCGCCTCCCGGCCGACCCCAAAGTGGTACAGCCGGTGGAAAGCCTGGGCCAGTACGGCGGTACCTGGCGCATGGGCCTGCGGGGCGGCCAGGACAACGCCCTGCTGGTGCGCACCATCGCCTATGAACACCTGGTGCGCTGGACGCCCGACTGGACCGGCATCGAGCCCAACATCGCCTCCGCCTACGAGGCCAATGAAGACGCCACCGAGTTCATCTTCCACCTGCGGGAAGGCATGAAGTGGTCCGACGGCGAGCCCTTCACCGCCGACGACCTGGTCTTCTGGTGGGATCACGTGGCCACCAACAGCGAACTGAACCCCGGCGGCCCGCCCTCCTGGATGGTCACCGGCGGCGAGCCGGGCAACGTGGAGAAAGTGGACGACTACACCGTTCGCTTCACCTTCAAGACACCCAATGGCCTCTTCCTCCAGCGCCTGGCCACCCCCTCCGGCGCGGACGCCACCCGCTACCCCCAGCACTACTGCCAGCAGTTCCACCGGGAGTTTAACAGCGACAACCTGGACGCCCTGATCCAGGAGGCCGGCGCCAACGACTGGGTGAACCTCTTCCAGCTCAAGTGCTCCGGCGTGCCCGGCACCCCCTACGATGCCCGCTGGCAGAACGGCGACCTGCCCACCCTCAACGGCTGGATCCTGACCACGCCCTACGGCGCGGGCACCCAGGTGGTGGCGGAACGCAACCCCTACTACTGGAAGGTGGACCCCGAAGGCCGCCAGTTGCCCTACATCGACAAGGTGGTCTACGAAGTGGGTGAGGACGTGGAAGTGCTGGTGCTCAAGGCCCTCAACGGCGAGATCGACATGCAGGACCGCCACATCGGCACCCTGGCCAACAAGGCCGTCTTCGCCGACAACATGGAGGCCGGCGGCTACCACTTCTACGACACCATCCCCTCCAGCATGAACACCATGATCATCGCGCTGAACCTGACCCACAAGGATCCGATGAAGCGGGAGATCTACCAGAACAAGGACTTCCGCATCGGCCTCTCCCACGCCATCAACCGGCAGGAGATCATCGACGTGGTCTACGTGGGCCAGGGCGAACCGTGGCAGCTCGCGCCACGCCCCACCTCGCCCTTCTACAACGAGCGGCTGGCCAAGCAGTACACGGAATATGACGTGGACCTGGCCAACGAGTACCTGGACAAGGTCCTGCCCGACAAGGATGCCAACGGCATGCGCCTGGGCCCGGATGGCCAACCCTTCGCCATCGCCGTGGATGTGACCGCCACCCAGCAGGACCGCATCGACGCGCTGGAGCTGGTCAAAGGCTACTGGGCGGCCGTGGGCATCGAGCTCCAGATCAAGACCATGGACCGCTCCCTCATGTACACCCGCAAGGACTCCAACGAGCACGACGCGGCTGTGTGGGGCGGTGATGGCGGCCTGGATGTGATCCTGGAGCCCCGCTGGTACTTCCCCTTCAGCAGCGAGTCCCTCTATGCGGAGGCCTGGCAGAGCTGGTACAACAACCCCACTGGCGAGGGTGCGCTGACCCCGCCCGAGGAGCCGCCGGCCGGCCCCAAGAAGCAGATGGAACTCTACGACCAGCTGAAGGCCACGGGTGATGCGGACAAGCAGGCCGAGCTCATGCGGCAGATCCTGGAGATCGCGGCGGACGAGTTCTACGCCATCGGCATCAGCCTGCCTGCGCCTGGCTACGGCATCGTGCGCAACAACTTCCACAACGTGCCCGAGTCCATGCCCGGCTCCTGGCTCTATCCGAACCCCGGCCCTACCAACCCGGAACAGTACTGGATTGAGCAGTAG